TGAATCTGCCTGGAGTTGAAGAAGCGGTGGTTGAAATTGTCTGGGATCCTCCCTGGCATCAATCCATGATTACGGAACAGGGCCGTAAGATTCTTGGTTTGGAGTAAAGAGTAAATTCTTGTTCAGAGACCTGAGTTTAATAGCCTTGATGAGTATTTCTCGGAAAAGGTGGACAATTTGTTTTGACAAACATTCGTCCCGCCAATAAATTTTCGCCGCCCTTTGGATGGGGTCGTAGCTCAGTTGGTAGAGCACCACAATGGCATTGTGGGGGTCAGGGGTTCGAATCCCCTCGGCTCCACCATCCTTTTGTTCAATGGTTTACGTTATTTCCATCTGCAAGTAACAATACATCCGCTGGTGATCTGCCATATCACTGGTGTTTAAGGGTGTGTTAAACGCAAAACGCGGGGATATTGAGGCTCTCGGCCTTTTTATCCAGTCGGTTTATAGAATTCCCCCTCATTAGCACATCGCTGTTTGCCTGGCGGCTGTGCACTGGCACTTCGCGCGAGAGCAACCGTCGCCAGGCGGTTGGCGCGTTACTCCACTTTGATTTCGATCTGTTTGCGTTTGGCCTCCGTGGTCTTCGGGCAGGTGATTGTCAGGACTCCGTCCTTGTATTCGGCTTGGATCTTATCTCCTTCCACCGGTACCGGCAGAACGATGCCCCTTTGGAAGCGGCCAAAATAACGCTCGGCCCGATAGCCTTCGGTGCCTTCGTACTCAATCTCTTCCTTGCGCACACCGGCAAGGTTGAGCATGGTTCCAGAAACGGACACGTCAATGTCCTCTTTCTTCGCGCCCGGAAGTTCGGCTTTCACCACGACGTTGTCTTTGTCCTCATAGACATCAACCACGGGGATCCATCCTGCATCAAAGAGAGGCATAGTGGATGTCAACCACCCGTCAAAAGGCTTCTCAAGCAGCCAATTAATCTCGTCCTGCAACCGACTCAGTTGCCGCAACGGCGACCAAGCCAGTGACACGGGGGCCAGCACATTTGTATTTGGTTGTTCACGTTTTACAAGTTTAGTAGGTACTCCTTTCTTTGTGATTCTTCTCGATTAAAATATATTCTGCTCAAAAGCGGTCGCAAGGGTTGGTATAAGCCTTCACAAATATCTTTATGGCGGCAGTTCAAGTGGGCGCTGGAGAATATCTTTCCCTCTCTGGGTTCATCACCCCTGTTGATTTGACGGACATTAAAGCCGTATTTGAGTCAAGGATGGGCAAAGTTTTCGAGTTCGAAAACGCATTAATTCTGAAGAGGGAGAGGAATATCATGGAATCATTTCAAGTAGCAAATAATGTCGATGATGCCACTGAGCGACTCGCACGCAGATTGGGGTGGTTCAGCATTGGATTGGGACTGGCGGAAGTGCTGGCACCTCAGGGTGTGGGGAGATTGATTGGAGCGGACGAAGATCAAAAAGGAACTTTGCGAGCATTTGGTTTGCGGGAGATGGCCAGCGGGTTTGGCATTCTGAATCAACGCCGGCCTCAAGTGTGGCTTTGGTCGCGGGTTGCGGGAGATGCGATGGATTTGACGTTTTTATTGAAGCAGATGGGCTCGGCGAATTCAAAAAGGAACAGGCTGGGTGTGGCCACTGCGGCAGTGCTGGGTGTCACCGCTTTAGATGTGATATGCAGTCAGCGGGTAACCCGCAGTCGGGCGAAGAGCGGCGCCATTCATGTGGAGAAGAGCATTACCATTAATCGTCCACCCGAAGAATTATACAACTTCTGGCACAATTTCGAAAGCCTGCCCCGCTTCATGAATCATTTGATATCAGTCAAAGAAACCGGAGAAAATCGCTGGCATTGGATAGCCAAGGGACCGGCAAGATTCAATGTGGAGTGGGATGCAGAAATCGTGGATGAAAAACCTAATGAGTATATCGCCTGGCGATCACTGGAGGGGGCTGATGTGGACAACGCCGGGGCGGTGCACTTTGAACCTGCGCCGGGTGGACGCGGGACGGTGATACGAGCAGTGATGGATTATCGTCCGCCAGCAGGAATTCTCGGCGCACGATTTGCGAAACTGTTCGGGGAAGAACCGGAAATGCAACTGAATGTTGATTTGCATCGCTTCAAGCAGATGATGGAAACGGGAGAAATTCCAACCACGTCTGGACAACCGGCAGGACGCTCCCGGAGCACTTCCTGGAAATTTGACGACTTTATTCGGACATGAACAAGCTGCCGGAAGCCGCCTTATCAAGGAGCAATATCAGCAGGCTAACCTGAAACGATCCAGGGAAAGTTGTTCTCCAATCTGGAGGAAACAAGCATGACTTAACCAATTTAAACGAAGGAAAGAGCGATGAAAGCAAATTGTTGGTATGGGAAAAACGATGTGCGGGTGGAAAATGTTCCTGATCCACAAATTCTTAATCCACGGGACGCCATCGTAAAGATTACCTCTTCAGCAATCTGTGGATCTGACCTTCATCTTTATGACGGTTATGTTCCGACCATGGAAAAGGGAGACATTTTGGGCCATGAATTTATGGGTGAGGTGGTTGAGTTGGGGAGCGCGGTAAAGAATCTAAAAGTGGGAGACCGGGTGGTGGTTCCTTTTCCGATTGCGTGCGGGAACTGCTTTTTCTGCCAAAAGAAAATGTTCTCCCTCTGTGAAAACTCCAATCCAAATGCTGCCCTGGCAGAAGAAATGTGGGGACACTCACCGGCAGGAATTTATGGTTACTCACACCTGTTGGGAGGATATGCCGGTGGGCAGGCACAGTACGCCCGTGTGGCGTATGCGGATGTCAACCCGATCAAGGTTCCAGAGGGAATGCCAGATGATCAGGTGCTG
The sequence above is drawn from the Pedosphaera parvula Ellin514 genome and encodes:
- a CDS encoding Hsp20/alpha crystallin family protein, with the translated sequence MLAPVSLAWSPLRQLSRLQDEINWLLEKPFDGWLTSTMPLFDAGWIPVVDVYEDKDNVVVKAELPGAKKEDIDVSVSGTMLNLAGVRKEEIEYEGTEGYRAERYFGRFQRGIVLPVPVEGDKIQAEYKDGVLTITCPKTTEAKRKQIEIKVE
- a CDS encoding SRPBCC family protein; this translates as MESFQVANNVDDATERLARRLGWFSIGLGLAEVLAPQGVGRLIGADEDQKGTLRAFGLREMASGFGILNQRRPQVWLWSRVAGDAMDLTFLLKQMGSANSKRNRLGVATAAVLGVTALDVICSQRVTRSRAKSGAIHVEKSITINRPPEELYNFWHNFESLPRFMNHLISVKETGENRWHWIAKGPARFNVEWDAEIVDEKPNEYIAWRSLEGADVDNAGAVHFEPAPGGRGTVIRAVMDYRPPAGILGARFAKLFGEEPEMQLNVDLHRFKQMMETGEIPTTSGQPAGRSRSTSWKFDDFIRT